CCGATTTTATGGTCCAGGCGTGTCACAGGCGGGTCGAAGCGGCCATGGCCTTTCAATTCCTTTCCCTGAACGGCAAAACGGGAGGCCATTTTGAATATTTCCACGGAGCGGCCGTCGGGGGCCACAATTACAGGCCCTTCCCGGCGAAGGGCCTGGGGATCCAGATGCCATTCCAGGGCAGCCTCTTTCAGCAGCAACTCCTCAACGGTTTGAGCCGCCGCCAGGACGGCATTTCCCGAGATATAGGTCTGCCGGCTGGCCGAGGTGGCCCCGGAACTGGTGGTTCGGGCCGTATCTCCCCGGACCAACTGAATCAGCTCCAAGGGAAGCCCGAAATATTGAGCCACCATTTGGCACAAGACCGTGTCCGATCCCTGGCCGATGTCAGCGGCACCGGTAAAGAGAATCAGCTTCCCGTTGGGTAAAACCTGGATCTGGGCCGTGGAGGGATTGCTTACTCCGGTATTTCCCAGGCCGTAAAACATGGCTCCCAGGCCTATCCCCCGGAGGACATCCTGATCCGAAACCGCCCTGCCCTGCCAGGTGTGATAAATTTTTTGGATCCGCCGAAGGCATTTTTCAATCCCCACACTGACGGAAAGGACCTGCCCGGTGGCGGTTTGAGAACCGACCTTCAGACAATTACGGAGGCGGAACTCCAGGGGATCCATCCCAATGGCCTGGGCCAGACCGTCCATCTGGCCCTCATGGGCCAGGGCCATCTGGGGCACACCGAAGCCCCGCATGGCCCCGCACCAGTGTTTATGCGTATAAGTCATCCGGCTGTCGACCAGCACATGAGGGACTTCATAAGGACCCGTGGCGTGGACCGCGGCCCGCATACAGACCGCCACGCCGTAGGAAGCATAGGCCCCGCCGTCCCCCAGGATGTCTACTTTAACGGCCGTCAGTTTGCCCTGTTCATCCATCCCGCTTTCATAATCGATCCACAGGGGGTGGCGCTTGGAGGTACTTAAAAAAGACTCCTCCCGGCTATAGACCAAACTGGCCGGCTTTTTAAGGTGATAAACAGCCAGGGCTAAGTAACTCTGGACGCTCAGGTCCAGCTTGCCGCCGAAGCCGCCGCCGGTGGCCGTTTGCACAACTCGTATCTTTTCAGAAGGAAGGCCCAACAATCGGCCCAGGTCACTTTGATCGTAATGGGGATTCTGGGTGCAGGCCTGAATAATGATTTGGCCGTCCTGCCATTCCGCCCGGCCCCCTTCGAGTTCCAGGGACCCATGTTCCAATGGTGATGTAGAATAAAAACGTCTCAACCGATACGCCGATTTGCTCAGGGCTTCTTCGGCCTCCCCCTTGACGACCCCCTGTTGAAAGAGCAGATTCCCCTTTTCATGGACCAGGGGAACACCGGGCTCCAGGGCCTTCAAGGGATCAAAGACCCCGGGCAGGGGAGAAAGTTCCAGAACCACGGCCCTGGCGGCTTGCAGGGCTCTCTCCTTCGATTCAGCGGCCACCAGGGCTACTGCTTCGCCGGGATAGCGAACGATTCCCTCGGCCAACACCGGCTGATCCTTGGTCATGGGGATGATACCGATTTGGTTGATTCCCGGAATATCCGCGGCGGTAAAGACCCGGACTACGCCGGGCATCCTTGCTGCGGCCTCCCAACAGATCCTCAATATTTTAGCCGGGGCTTGATAAGCCCGGACCACGGCTAAATAAAGATCTCCGGGCCGGCTTTGATCGGCCCCGAAAAGGGTCTGGCCTTTCGCCTTTTCTTCCGCCCCGATTCGTCTTGGGCTTTTACCGATGATTTGAGTTACTGCCATTGTTCAGCTTTGTTGATTTCAAACATTTTTTTTGACAGGATTTACAGGATTACCTGGATTTTTGTGCCATTCCGGAAGAAAGGCACAAACCCAATCGCCATTAAACCTGGATTCCCGCCTGCGCGGGAATGACGGAGGAAGAGACGATCATTGACTCTCTGCATGTCCGTCAACATTGAACTTTGAACGTTGAACGGTATTTTCGTGTCAAAACTGCATGCCCCATGGGGCACTACCTAAAAAGTATGAAAATGGGTTTAAGATTGTGGAAACAGCCGAGGGCGGCTGTGCTACATTTAAAAAACAAATTCTAAAATCACCCATCCGTCCGGCCGGCCTGTTTCAAACCCCAGGCCACCAACTTTTTTAGGGCCGGGACCTTATATTCCATAGACGGCCTTTGCCCACTCACATCAAGCATCATCCGGGTGGCGGTTTCCCCGGCTATTGTAAAAAGTTCCTCATCCGGAAATTGGTCCACAAGCAGTTGCTCGACCTCGGTCAACCTCCCGGGTCTGGGAAAAATCGCCCCGGCGGCGATAGCCGCTGAAGAGATCCTGCCGGAAGAATCAAGGGCCAATTGGACCGCCAGATTCATACGGGCGATAGCCACGGCCTGACGGCGCATAATTTTATCGAAAAAACAGGCCTCCGGCTGGAGAGGGGCATTCAGGGAAAAAGAAACGATCAGCTCATCGCCGGTCAGGGCGTTTTTCCCCGGGGAGGTGATGAGATCCTCCACGGGCACCTGACGGCTCCCTCTTGCCGAACGGACCAGAGCCTCGGCCGATAAGGCGACCAGGGGGGTAATGCCGTCCCCGGCAGGGGAAGCACTGCCCACATTACCGCCCAGGGTGGCCAGATGACGGACCTGAGGAGAGCCGATCCGGGAAGAGGCCCTGGCTAATAAGGGCCAATTTTTTTGAATGTGCGGATTTGTTTCCAGGACCCGAAAAGGCACGGCCGCTCCGATGCTCACCTGATTATCCTTGAAATGGTTTTCTTTCAGTTCAGGGAGGGCTGAAACGTCGAGCAGAAATTCAGGGACAATGCCGAATTCCAAGCGGGTTGTGCGCAGGGCCACCATCACATCGGTGCCGCCGGCCAGGATGCGGGTCTTTTCCCCTTGACGATCAAGAAGGTCCAGGGCCTCTTCAAGGGATCGGGCCGGGATATACTTGGGATCCATCAGCCTTTCCTCAACTGTTTGGCCGCCTTTTGAACGGCCCGGATGATATCATGATACCCGGTGCAACGGCACAAGTTTCCAGCCAGACCCTCGATCACCTCCTGCCGACTGGGCGCAGGATTTTCTTTGAGCAGGCCATAAGTGGCCAGGACCATGCCCGGAGTGCAGAAGCCGCATTGAACGGCAGCCAGATCGACAAAGGCCTCCTGGATGGGATGGAGTTTTCCTTCTTTGGCCAATCCTTCAATAGTCAGGACCCGGCGTCCCTGGACCTTCCCCACGGCCACCAGACAGGCATTGACGGCCCGCTCGTCCAGGAGGACCGTGCAGGCCCCGCATTCCCCGATCCCGCAGCCCTCTTTGACCCCCAACAAACCGAATGGCTCCCGTAGCACCGAAAGCAGGGTTTCACTGCCCGAGCATTCCACGAATACCGGTTGATCGTTTAAGACAAAATTTACTATCATAAACCCTATCGTATTAAACCCGCCTGCCCCATTGGGTCACCACGAAGCATAAAAATAACGAATAATGAGTCAGAAAGTAAGGTTGGCTCTAAACCCGTAACTCGTAACCCGCAACCCGTAACGGTATTTTCACGCTAAACCCACCTGACCGTGACCGTCTTTTCATCCAGGAAGAGCTTTACCGAATCCATTCTCGACTTGGAGTTTCCGAAGGCGGAATCTTTCTTGGAACCCAGGCCGAAGAAGGCATAGGGTTGGGGGATTCCGGCATTGACCCCCACATTACCCACTTCACATTCCCGGATGAATTTACGGGCGGCCTTTCCACTCTCGGTGACGATGCAGGCCGAATGACCGTAATTGGTTCCGTTAATCGTCTCGATGGCCTGATCAAGATCGTTCAGCCTGAAAAGGTTGCAAACCGGGCCAAAGGCCTCTTCCTGGGCCAGACACATATCGGTGGTGACCCCTTCAAAAATGGTAGGCCCGAAAAAATACCCCTTTTCATAATTCTTAACCTGGGCAGAACGCCCGTCCAGGAGGAGTTTAGCACCGGTCTTTTGCCCCTCTTCAACGAAGGCCGCCACCTGGTCTCTACCCCTTTTCGTGGTGATCGGACCAAGCGCCACACTCTCATCCAGCCCATACCCCATCTTCATGGCCTTGGCACCCAAGATCACCTTTTCTTTTATCTCCGCATACATCTTGTTATCGCCGATAACAACCACGTTGTCCGAGCCCAGACAGCGCTGACCGCTCAAACCGAAACAACCACGCAGGATATACTGGACGGAACTATTGATATCGGCATCGGGCATGATGACGATATAATTTTTGCCGTTTCCGTTCAAGGAAGAGCGCTTCCCATATTTCCCGCACAGCTCGAACAGTTCCTTACTCACCCGGGTGGAGCCGATGAGCCCTACCCCTCTTACTCTCGGGTCCGAGATGATCCGTTTATTCAAATCCCTTTCCGGCCCCATATGGAGCAGGTTGGCTACGCCGGGGGGAAAACCCGTTTCGTCGAGCATCTTGAACATGGCATCGGCCGATACCGGGCATTGGCGGCTCGGCTTCACAATAACCGTGCAGCCGCAGGCCAGGGCATAAGGCACAAATGAAGACCAGGCATGCATGGGGATGTTGCCCGGCGTGATAATCAAAAACACCCCGACCGGTTCCCGGAGAAGGTAACTGTCGATCCCGGTGGCCAACTGATCCACATGCTCGCCCTTGTAAAGACTGTACAAGACGCTCCCGGCGGCTTCGATATTCTCCATGCATCTGGAGATCGTCCCCCGGCCTTCTTCTATTGTACAGCCGTGGTCCTGAACCAGGATGCGAGCCAGTTCCTCATGGTGCCTGGCAAAGGTCTCCCGAAGATTAAAGACCAGCTTGGCCCGGTCCCTCAAAGGGACGTCCCGCCACTTTAGAAAGGCCTCCTGGGCCGTGGCTATAGCCTGCTCGACCTCTTCCATGGAGGCCACCGGTGCCTCGGCGATCACCTCATCGGTGGCCGGATTGGTGGTTTCGAAAGTGCGATTGCTTTTCGGTTCAACCCACTGTCCGTTAAGGTATAATTTTAATTTTCCGTAATGCTTGTTTACTTCCGGAAGTAGTGCCATTGGTTCCCTCCTGATCTGAACGATTCATATGTGGGACAGCCGCCCTCGGCTGTCATCAGCGGTTCACAGCCCCGCGAAACGCTGGGCTGTCCCACATAAAACAAATCCAATTTTCGAACAAATCTCATGCCCGTCGTAAGCGAGCGCGACGAATCATGGAAATGGTTTTCGACGAACGACGAACGCTTAACGCCGAACGGTATTTAAAATGTCGGTGGTGTGATCACCCAGAGGACGATCACATCCTCTTTGCCTTTATTTCCCCAATCGTGGGGGATCTGTGAAGAAAAGTAAAAACTCTCATTTTTCTGAACGATATGGACTTTATTATTCAATACCAGTTCCAACTCCCCTTGAAGAACAAACCCGAATTCTTCCCCGGCATGAGAATACATGCCGTGGGCGCCGCCGCCGGTCTTGATCACGGTGTAAAAGGGCTGCATCTTCTTGTTGGTGGCATTTTTGACCAGGGATTGTATCTTGGCCTGCCAGCGCTTCAACTGGATGTCGACCCGGCCTTTTATGGGTGTTACCACATCTTCATCGTTCATGGTGCCCATAAAAAAATTGGTGATGTTGACGTTCAAAGCCTCGGCGATTTTTTTCAACATGGAAATAGAAGGGTCGGTCTTCCCCCGTTCAAGTTGTGAAATCAAGGAAGGAGTGCATTCCACCAATTCGGAAAGTTTCTTGATGGTCAGGTTTTTGGCTTCCCGCAGTTCTTTGACTTTTTTTCCGATGTCCATAGATATTTGAATTTTCCTGTCACTCGTTACTTGTTACTCGTTTCTCGTTTTAACGATCAACCAGCAACGAGCAACAAGCAACGACCTGCTGTACTGAATCCCCAATCCGAAATCCGAAATTACATCGCCAAATAGGCCTGGCGCACATGAGGGTCGGTCATCAAATCCGCCCCCCGTCCCTCCAGGACCAGGCGGCCGTTTTCCAGCACATAGCCATAGTGACTCATTTTGAGGGCAAAGGTCACTTTCTGTTCGATTAATAAAATCGTTTTCCCCCGCCGGTTGATTTCTTCCAGGGCCTTGAAAATATGAGAAACCATCAAGGGATGGAGTCCCAGAGACGGCTCATCCAGGAGCAGAAAATCGGGGTCCATCATCATGGCCCTGGCTATGGCCAACATCTGCCGTTCCCCTCCGGAAAGAGACTTGGCCTTTTGTTTGGCCCTTTCTTTCAGTTTGGGTAAGAGGTCCATGACGTCATCGAGCAACCGGGCCTGGCGATGAGGGTCTTTCAGGCTATAGGCCCCCAATTTCAGATTATCCAGACAGGACATTTCCGGGAAGACCCTCGCCCCCTCGGGAACCAGACTCATCCCAAGACGGACCACCTTCTCCGGCACCATTCCATCCAGGACCTGTCCCCGGTAGTGAATGGCCCCTTTTCCATTCCCGCCCCTGGGGCTCACCAGTCCGACAATGGCCTTCAATAGGGTGGATTTTCCCGACCCGTTCGGACCGATGACCGCCACCATCCGGCCTTCCTCAACTTCCAGGCTCACTTTCCAGAGAACCTGGACATCACCATAAAAGGCATCGAGGCCGGTTACCTTAAGCATATTCTTCACCCAGATAGGCCTCAATGACCTGCCGGTTCCGGACCACTTCCCCGGGGAGCCCTTCGGCTATCTTCTGGCCGTAATCGAGAACGATTATTCTTTGACAGATGCCCATGACCGCCTGCATGATATGTTCGACCACGATCAGGCTGATCCCACGGGCGTTGATCTCCCGCAGGAGTTTTAAGACCCCTTCGATTTCCAGGGGCGTCAGACCGGCCATGTTTTCATCCAGCAACAGGATTTTTGGGCCTGTGGCCAAGGCCCGGGCCAATTCAAGCCGGCGCCGCATGGCCACGGTAATGGATTCGGCCGGGGCCTGGGCAATGGCGGTAAGGCCCACCCACGAAAGGATCTCCAGGGCCGCCTGACGG
The genomic region above belongs to Deltaproteobacteria bacterium and contains:
- a CDS encoding xanthine dehydrogenase family protein; the encoded protein is MAVTQIIGKSPRRIGAEEKAKGQTLFGADQSRPGDLYLAVVRAYQAPAKILRICWEAAARMPGVVRVFTAADIPGINQIGIIPMTKDQPVLAEGIVRYPGEAVALVAAESKERALQAARAVVLELSPLPGVFDPLKALEPGVPLVHEKGNLLFQQGVVKGEAEEALSKSAYRLRRFYSTSPLEHGSLELEGGRAEWQDGQIIIQACTQNPHYDQSDLGRLLGLPSEKIRVVQTATGGGFGGKLDLSVQSYLALAVYHLKKPASLVYSREESFLSTSKRHPLWIDYESGMDEQGKLTAVKVDILGDGGAYASYGVAVCMRAAVHATGPYEVPHVLVDSRMTYTHKHWCGAMRGFGVPQMALAHEGQMDGLAQAIGMDPLEFRLRNCLKVGSQTATGQVLSVSVGIEKCLRRIQKIYHTWQGRAVSDQDVLRGIGLGAMFYGLGNTGVSNPSTAQIQVLPNGKLILFTGAADIGQGSDTVLCQMVAQYFGLPLELIQLVRGDTARTTSSGATSASRQTYISGNAVLAAAQTVEELLLKEAALEWHLDPQALRREGPVIVAPDGRSVEIFKMASRFAVQGKELKGHGRFDPPVTRLDHKIGQGNPYASYAFAAQTAWTEVDRRSGLVRVPRVAAAHDVGKAINRRGVFGQICGGIVMGIGFATMEEYIPGKTDNFREYHLPTMADVPRITPLLVEDEEPSGPYGAKGVGEPALIPTAPAVAGGVSKAVGKPMTHLPLSLERVMSEL
- a CDS encoding FAD binding domain-containing protein, which encodes MDPKYIPARSLEEALDLLDRQGEKTRILAGGTDVMVALRTTRLEFGIVPEFLLDVSALPELKENHFKDNQVSIGAAVPFRVLETNPHIQKNWPLLARASSRIGSPQVRHLATLGGNVGSASPAGDGITPLVALSAEALVRSARGSRQVPVEDLITSPGKNALTGDELIVSFSLNAPLQPEACFFDKIMRRQAVAIARMNLAVQLALDSSGRISSAAIAAGAIFPRPGRLTEVEQLLVDQFPDEELFTIAGETATRMMLDVSGQRPSMEYKVPALKKLVAWGLKQAGRTDG
- a CDS encoding (2Fe-2S)-binding protein is translated as MIVNFVLNDQPVFVECSGSETLLSVLREPFGLLGVKEGCGIGECGACTVLLDERAVNACLVAVGKVQGRRVLTIEGLAKEGKLHPIQEAFVDLAAVQCGFCTPGMVLATYGLLKENPAPSRQEVIEGLAGNLCRCTGYHDIIRAVQKAAKQLRKG
- a CDS encoding aldehyde dehydrogenase family protein; amino-acid sequence: MALLPEVNKHYGKLKLYLNGQWVEPKSNRTFETTNPATDEVIAEAPVASMEEVEQAIATAQEAFLKWRDVPLRDRAKLVFNLRETFARHHEELARILVQDHGCTIEEGRGTISRCMENIEAAGSVLYSLYKGEHVDQLATGIDSYLLREPVGVFLIITPGNIPMHAWSSFVPYALACGCTVIVKPSRQCPVSADAMFKMLDETGFPPGVANLLHMGPERDLNKRIISDPRVRGVGLIGSTRVSKELFELCGKYGKRSSLNGNGKNYIVIMPDADINSSVQYILRGCFGLSGQRCLGSDNVVVIGDNKMYAEIKEKVILGAKAMKMGYGLDESVALGPITTKRGRDQVAAFVEEGQKTGAKLLLDGRSAQVKNYEKGYFFGPTIFEGVTTDMCLAQEEAFGPVCNLFRLNDLDQAIETINGTNYGHSACIVTESGKAARKFIRECEVGNVGVNAGIPQPYAFFGLGSKKDSAFGNSKSRMDSVKLFLDEKTVTVRWV
- a CDS encoding helix-turn-helix transcriptional regulator, whose translation is MDIGKKVKELREAKNLTIKKLSELVECTPSLISQLERGKTDPSISMLKKIAEALNVNITNFFMGTMNDEDVVTPIKGRVDIQLKRWQAKIQSLVKNATNKKMQPFYTVIKTGGGAHGMYSHAGEEFGFVLQGELELVLNNKVHIVQKNESFYFSSQIPHDWGNKGKEDVIVLWVITPPTF
- a CDS encoding ABC transporter ATP-binding protein, coding for MLKVTGLDAFYGDVQVLWKVSLEVEEGRMVAVIGPNGSGKSTLLKAIVGLVSPRGGNGKGAIHYRGQVLDGMVPEKVVRLGMSLVPEGARVFPEMSCLDNLKLGAYSLKDPHRQARLLDDVMDLLPKLKERAKQKAKSLSGGERQMLAIARAMMMDPDFLLLDEPSLGLHPLMVSHIFKALEEINRRGKTILLIEQKVTFALKMSHYGYVLENGRLVLEGRGADLMTDPHVRQAYLAM
- a CDS encoding ABC transporter ATP-binding protein; the encoded protein is MKEVLKAQGVCKNFGALAALADVSFDLGKGEILGIIGPNGSGKTTLFNVLTGILRPDKGAIVFEGKEISRTPAYKICRMGLIKTAQIVQPFSGMSVLDNVVIGGLYGQNLSLTKARQAALEILSWVGLTAIAQAPAESITVAMRRRLELARALATGPKILLLDENMAGLTPLEIEGVLKLLREINARGISLIVVEHIMQAVMGICQRIIVLDYGQKIAEGLPGEVVRNRQVIEAYLGEEYA